A region from the Agrococcus sp. SL85 genome encodes:
- a CDS encoding aldehyde dehydrogenase family protein: MTTTTTARLDVPKTYKLFIGGAFPRSESGRVTEVLDRRGRFVANVAKASRKDARDAVRAARKAHPGWAGATAYNRGQVLYRVAEVLEGRAAQFVDELQRTEGLTAARARKQVEEAIDLWVHHAGWTDKIAAIGGSANAVAGPYFNLSVPEPTGVVAIVAPQEQGLLGLSAVLAPALVTGNAVVVVPAEASPLVAISLSEVLATSDLPGGVVNVLTGEAAELAPWLASHADVNALDLTGAGALDWVALEATAADTLKRVIRPEPGLPPATPQRILALTETKTVWHTKSRL; this comes from the coding sequence ATGACCACCACCACGACCGCGCGCCTCGACGTGCCGAAGACCTACAAGCTGTTCATCGGCGGCGCGTTCCCCCGCAGCGAGTCGGGGCGCGTCACCGAGGTGCTCGACAGGCGGGGCCGCTTCGTCGCGAACGTCGCGAAGGCGAGCCGCAAGGACGCGCGCGACGCCGTGCGCGCCGCCCGCAAGGCGCATCCCGGCTGGGCGGGCGCCACCGCCTACAACCGCGGGCAGGTGCTCTACCGCGTGGCCGAGGTGCTCGAGGGCCGCGCCGCCCAGTTCGTCGACGAGCTGCAGCGCACCGAGGGCCTCACCGCCGCCCGCGCGCGGAAGCAGGTGGAGGAGGCGATCGACCTGTGGGTGCACCACGCCGGCTGGACCGACAAGATCGCCGCCATCGGCGGCAGCGCCAACGCCGTCGCCGGGCCCTACTTCAACCTCTCGGTGCCGGAGCCGACGGGCGTCGTCGCGATCGTCGCGCCGCAGGAGCAGGGGCTGCTCGGCCTCTCGGCGGTGCTCGCGCCCGCGCTCGTCACGGGCAACGCGGTCGTGGTCGTGCCGGCGGAGGCCTCGCCGCTCGTCGCGATCTCGCTCTCGGAGGTGCTCGCCACGAGCGACCTGCCCGGCGGCGTCGTCAACGTGCTCACGGGCGAGGCGGCCGAGCTCGCGCCGTGGCTCGCGAGCCACGCCGACGTGAACGCGCTCGACCTCACGGGCGCGGGCGCCCTCGACTGGGTCGCGCTCGAGGCGACGGCGGCCGATACGCTCAAGCGCGTGATCCGTCCCGAGCCGGGCCTCCCGCCCGCCACCCCGCAGCGCATCCTCGCGCTCACCGAGACGAAGACGGTCTGGCACACGAAGTCCCGCCTGTAG
- the deoC gene encoding deoxyribose-phosphate aldolase, translating into MTPSRAALAPAERAVQLLGGDLSEVALRRHLEGLPAVDAVGLEARAASLGTRSIKTTSKAAALDLVIRMIDLTTLQGADTRGKVRSLVAKALVPDASDASTPRPAAICVYGDMVPHAVEALGSAWSAGKDDGINVAAVATAFPSGRASLAVKLQDTRDAVEAGADEIDMVIDRGAFLEGAYGRVFDEIVRTKEACRRADGTYAHLKVILETGELVTYDNVRRASWLAILAGGDFIKTSTGKVQPAATLPVTLLMLQVVRDWERLAGERIGVKPAGGISTAKDAITYLVTVAETCGEAWLDPHLFRFGASSLLNDVLLQRQKLTTGRYSGPDYVTID; encoded by the coding sequence GTGACCCCATCCCGTGCCGCGCTCGCACCCGCCGAGCGCGCCGTCCAGCTGCTCGGCGGCGACCTGTCCGAGGTCGCCCTCCGCCGCCACCTCGAGGGCCTGCCGGCCGTCGACGCGGTGGGCCTCGAGGCCCGCGCGGCCAGCCTCGGCACCCGCTCGATCAAGACCACGTCGAAGGCCGCGGCGCTCGACCTCGTGATCCGCATGATCGACCTCACGACGCTGCAGGGCGCCGACACCCGCGGCAAGGTGCGCTCGCTCGTCGCGAAGGCGCTCGTGCCCGACGCCTCCGACGCCTCGACGCCGAGGCCCGCCGCGATCTGCGTCTACGGCGACATGGTGCCGCACGCGGTCGAGGCGCTCGGGTCCGCGTGGAGCGCGGGGAAGGACGACGGCATCAACGTCGCCGCGGTCGCCACCGCGTTCCCCTCCGGCCGCGCGAGCCTCGCGGTGAAGCTCCAGGACACCCGCGACGCCGTCGAGGCGGGCGCCGACGAGATCGACATGGTCATCGATCGCGGCGCGTTCCTCGAGGGCGCCTACGGCAGGGTCTTCGACGAGATCGTGCGCACCAAGGAGGCGTGCCGCCGCGCGGACGGCACGTACGCGCACCTCAAGGTCATCCTCGAGACCGGCGAGCTCGTGACCTACGACAACGTGCGCCGCGCCTCGTGGCTCGCCATCCTCGCGGGCGGCGACTTCATCAAGACCTCCACCGGCAAGGTGCAGCCCGCGGCGACCCTCCCGGTGACGCTGCTCATGCTGCAGGTCGTGCGCGACTGGGAGCGCCTCGCCGGCGAGCGGATCGGCGTGAAGCCCGCGGGCGGCATCTCGACCGCGAAGGACGCCATCACGTACCTCGTCACGGTCGCCGAGACCTGCGGCGAGGCCTGGCTCGACCCCCACCTGTTCCGCTTCGGCGCCTCCAGCCTGCTCAACGACGTGCTGCTGCAGCGCCAGAAGCTCACCACGGGCCGCTACTCCGGCCCCGACTACGTGACGATCGACTGA
- a CDS encoding bifunctional riboflavin kinase/FAD synthetase, with the protein MSALDWADALEPRPSAVTVGKFDGVHIGHRRIIEQLRAIADAEGLETVVVTFDRNPLEVVRPDRAPLPLTTTEHRIELLREAGVDRVVVIPFTAEVAAVPAEEFARRVLLDGLDARVLLVGDDFRFGARGAGDAALLRELGAPAGVRVESIDDICFADGRRVSSTWIREALALGRVREATEMLGRRHRLCSDVVRGFQRGRALGYPTANLGAPVEGFVPADGVYAAWVDVDAGRFPAAVSIGDNPTFEGVPQRTVEAYLLDVDLDLYDQRISLELVDFVRPMHRFESLDELIAQMGRDVEATREILAADRG; encoded by the coding sequence ATGAGCGCGCTCGACTGGGCCGACGCGCTCGAGCCGCGGCCGAGCGCCGTGACGGTCGGCAAGTTCGACGGCGTGCACATCGGCCACCGGCGCATCATCGAGCAGCTGCGGGCGATCGCCGACGCCGAGGGCCTCGAGACCGTCGTCGTGACCTTCGACCGCAACCCGCTCGAGGTCGTGCGCCCCGACCGCGCGCCGCTGCCGCTCACCACGACGGAGCACCGCATCGAGCTGCTGCGCGAGGCGGGCGTCGACCGCGTCGTCGTCATCCCCTTCACGGCGGAGGTCGCGGCGGTGCCGGCGGAGGAGTTCGCGCGGCGGGTGCTCCTCGACGGCCTCGACGCGCGCGTGCTGCTCGTCGGCGACGACTTCCGCTTCGGCGCCCGCGGCGCGGGCGACGCGGCGCTGCTGCGCGAGCTCGGCGCGCCCGCGGGCGTGCGCGTCGAGTCGATCGACGACATCTGCTTCGCCGACGGCAGGCGTGTCTCCTCCACCTGGATCCGCGAGGCGCTCGCCCTCGGCCGCGTGCGCGAGGCGACCGAGATGCTCGGCCGCCGGCATCGGCTCTGCAGCGACGTGGTGCGCGGCTTCCAGCGCGGCAGGGCGCTCGGCTACCCGACCGCGAACCTCGGCGCACCCGTCGAGGGCTTCGTGCCCGCGGATGGCGTCTACGCCGCGTGGGTCGACGTCGACGCCGGGCGCTTCCCGGCCGCGGTCTCGATCGGCGACAACCCCACCTTCGAGGGCGTGCCGCAGCGCACGGTCGAGGCCTACCTGCTCGACGTCGACCTCGACCTCTACGACCAGCGGATCTCGCTCGAGCTCGTCGACTTCGTGCGGCCGATGCACCGCTTCGAGAGCCTCGACGAGCTCATCGCGCAGATGGGGCGCGACGTCGAGGCGACCCGCGAGATCCTGGCGGCCGACCGGGGCTGA
- a CDS encoding DUF418 domain-containing protein: MSHPDAHPAQHAHRAAPPMPVQAAAPADPRLEVDLAAAATAARGRSLAPDLARGLMLLLIALANVPWWLHGREQAVTTAHQLGHGGADLAWQVVSLVAIDGRSYPLFAFLFGYGMWQLYSRQSAAGTPWRRARGLLQRRHAWMLALGAVHALLLWFGDIVGAYGLTGLVVAALLLRRSDRVLAVVAWSMAGVLLLVGLLGLAGGLVLSTGVAGDPAGFGGALLQQAAGEGDYLRFALDSIGAWLVATPLQLLGLSVPLAVVLGILAARRGLLDRPAEHRRALVRIAVGGIAIGWTGGALAAAQHAGLLFEPALGWATMGLSMLAGIAGGVGYAALFGLVAAAIGDRQGAVSRAVAAVGKRSLSCYLVQSVLFAPLLAAWGLGLGGVLSPLQAAGLAVAVWLVTLAVAAVLERGGRRGPAEALLRRLSYGRRGLAAPSAMR; the protein is encoded by the coding sequence GTGAGCCATCCCGACGCCCACCCCGCCCAGCACGCCCACCGGGCCGCGCCTCCCATGCCCGTCCAGGCAGCCGCGCCCGCCGATCCCCGGCTCGAGGTGGACCTCGCGGCTGCGGCGACCGCCGCGCGCGGCCGCAGCCTCGCGCCCGACCTCGCGCGCGGCCTCATGCTGCTCCTCATCGCGCTCGCGAACGTGCCGTGGTGGCTCCACGGCCGCGAGCAGGCGGTCACGACCGCCCACCAGCTGGGGCACGGCGGCGCCGACCTCGCGTGGCAGGTCGTCTCGCTCGTCGCGATCGACGGCCGCTCCTACCCGCTCTTCGCGTTCCTCTTCGGCTACGGCATGTGGCAGCTCTACAGCCGCCAGTCGGCTGCCGGGACGCCCTGGCGTCGGGCGCGCGGGCTGCTGCAGCGCCGTCATGCGTGGATGCTCGCGCTCGGCGCCGTGCACGCGCTCCTGCTCTGGTTCGGCGACATCGTGGGTGCCTACGGGCTCACGGGGCTCGTGGTCGCCGCGCTGCTGCTGCGCCGCTCCGACCGCGTCCTCGCCGTCGTCGCGTGGAGCATGGCGGGCGTGCTGCTGCTCGTGGGCCTCCTGGGCCTCGCGGGCGGGCTCGTGCTGAGCACGGGCGTCGCGGGCGACCCCGCGGGGTTCGGCGGCGCGCTGCTGCAGCAGGCGGCGGGGGAGGGGGACTACCTGCGGTTCGCCCTCGACAGCATCGGCGCCTGGCTCGTCGCCACCCCGCTGCAGCTGCTCGGCCTCTCGGTGCCGCTCGCGGTCGTGCTCGGCATCCTCGCCGCGCGCCGCGGCCTCCTCGACCGCCCCGCCGAGCACCGCCGCGCGCTCGTGCGGATCGCCGTCGGCGGCATCGCGATCGGCTGGACGGGCGGCGCGCTCGCGGCCGCCCAGCATGCCGGGCTCCTCTTCGAGCCCGCCCTCGGCTGGGCGACCATGGGCCTCTCGATGCTCGCGGGCATCGCGGGCGGCGTCGGCTACGCCGCGCTCTTCGGCCTCGTCGCAGCGGCCATCGGCGACCGGCAGGGCGCGGTGAGCCGCGCGGTCGCGGCCGTCGGCAAGCGCTCGCTCTCCTGCTACCTCGTGCAGTCGGTGCTCTTCGCGCCGCTGCTGGCGGCCTGGGGGCTCGGGCTCGGCGGCGTGCTCTCGCCGCTGCAGGCGGCCGGGCTCGCGGTCGCGGTGTGGCTCGTGACGCTCGCCGTCGCGGCGGTGCTCGAGCGCGGCGGCAGGCGCGGCCCGGCGGAGGCGCTCCTGCGCCGGCTCTCGTACGGCAGGCGCGGCCTCGCCGCGCCCTCGGCGATGCGCTGA
- a CDS encoding uridine kinase has product MVDRSLLMRAASWTPEQKELYTRVVDQLQRRSPRGRRIIGVDGRDAVGKTRFADALQVAFARAGVEAFRASVDDFHRPQAFRYRQGRDSPKGYYEDAFDVELLDRVLLQPFRMGGSTGFQTAAFDLERDQPIEMEWRTAGPDAVLIVDGVFLQRPALAGKWHASIFLVADDRVRGERLRARDGAHPDVQHDSHRRYREAHDRYERETGPRARATMVIDTSDWRAPRQVFDDRC; this is encoded by the coding sequence ATGGTCGACCGCTCCCTCCTCATGCGCGCCGCGTCCTGGACGCCCGAGCAGAAGGAGCTCTACACGCGCGTCGTCGACCAGCTGCAGCGCCGCAGCCCGCGCGGCCGCAGGATCATCGGCGTCGACGGCCGCGACGCCGTCGGCAAGACGCGCTTCGCGGATGCGCTGCAGGTGGCGTTCGCGCGCGCGGGCGTCGAGGCGTTCCGCGCGAGCGTCGACGACTTCCACCGACCGCAGGCCTTCCGGTACCGGCAGGGGCGGGACTCCCCGAAGGGCTACTACGAGGACGCCTTCGACGTCGAGCTGCTCGACCGCGTGCTGCTGCAGCCGTTCCGCATGGGCGGCTCCACGGGCTTCCAGACGGCGGCGTTCGACCTCGAGCGCGACCAGCCGATCGAGATGGAGTGGCGCACGGCCGGGCCCGACGCCGTCCTCATCGTCGACGGCGTCTTCCTGCAGCGCCCCGCCCTCGCGGGCAAGTGGCACGCGAGCATCTTCCTCGTGGCCGACGACCGCGTGCGCGGCGAGCGGCTGCGCGCGCGCGACGGCGCCCACCCCGACGTGCAGCACGACTCCCACAGGCGCTACCGCGAGGCGCACGATCGCTACGAGCGCGAGACAGGGCCGCGGGCGCGGGCGACGATGGTGATCGACACGAGCGACTGGCGCGCGCCGCGACAGGTCTTCGACGACCGCTGCTAG
- a CDS encoding aldehyde dehydrogenase family protein, with product MTFLEYAPAPESTSILQLRDEYGLWIGGEHVAGGGTPFASASPATERRIALFASADEGDVDRAVRAARTAFERTWGPMSGRDRGKYLFRIARILQERARELAVAETLDNGKPIKETRDADIPLVAQWFFHCAGWADKLDHVGLGASPQPHGVAAQVIPWNFPLLMLAWKVAPALAAGNTVVLKPAETTPLSAMLFAEVCEQAGLPAGVVNILTGAGETGAALVRHPGVDKVAFTGSTAVGREIAKAVAGTEKRLTLELGGKGANIVFDDAPIDQAVEGIVNGIFFNQGHVCCAGSRLLVQENVHDAVLERLKERMSTLRLGDPLDKNTDIGAINSAEQLERITRLVELGESEGGERWSAPCELPAAGYWFPPTVVTGVEASSTIAREEIFGPVLSVLTFRTPDEAIAKANNTPYGLSAGIWSDKGSRVLAVADRLRAGVIWTNTFNKFDPASPFGGYKESGYGREGGVHGMQAYLKAGKR from the coding sequence ATGACCTTCCTCGAGTACGCGCCGGCCCCCGAGTCGACGTCCATCCTGCAGCTCCGCGACGAGTACGGCCTCTGGATCGGCGGCGAGCACGTCGCCGGCGGCGGCACGCCCTTCGCCTCCGCCTCGCCCGCGACCGAGCGCCGCATCGCGCTGTTCGCGAGCGCCGACGAGGGCGACGTCGACCGCGCCGTCCGCGCCGCACGCACCGCGTTCGAGCGGACGTGGGGCCCGATGAGCGGCCGCGACCGAGGCAAGTACCTCTTCCGCATCGCGCGCATCCTGCAGGAGCGGGCGCGCGAGCTCGCCGTCGCCGAGACGCTCGACAACGGCAAGCCCATCAAGGAGACGCGCGACGCCGACATCCCGCTCGTCGCCCAGTGGTTCTTCCACTGCGCCGGCTGGGCCGACAAGCTCGACCACGTCGGGCTCGGCGCGAGCCCGCAGCCGCACGGCGTCGCCGCGCAGGTGATCCCGTGGAACTTCCCGCTGCTCATGCTCGCGTGGAAGGTCGCGCCGGCGCTCGCCGCCGGCAACACGGTCGTGCTGAAGCCCGCCGAGACGACGCCGCTCTCGGCGATGCTCTTCGCCGAGGTGTGCGAGCAGGCGGGCCTGCCCGCCGGCGTCGTGAACATCCTCACGGGCGCGGGCGAGACGGGCGCGGCGCTCGTGCGCCACCCGGGCGTCGACAAGGTCGCCTTCACGGGCTCCACCGCGGTGGGCCGCGAGATCGCGAAGGCGGTCGCCGGCACCGAGAAGCGGCTCACGCTCGAGCTCGGCGGCAAGGGCGCGAACATCGTCTTCGACGACGCCCCCATCGACCAGGCCGTCGAGGGCATCGTGAACGGCATCTTCTTCAACCAGGGGCACGTCTGCTGCGCCGGCAGCCGACTGCTCGTGCAGGAGAACGTGCACGACGCGGTGCTCGAGCGCCTCAAGGAGCGGATGTCGACGCTGCGGCTCGGCGACCCGCTCGACAAGAACACCGACATCGGCGCCATCAACTCCGCCGAGCAGCTCGAGCGCATCACGCGCCTCGTCGAGCTCGGCGAGTCCGAGGGCGGCGAGCGCTGGAGCGCGCCGTGCGAGCTGCCCGCTGCGGGCTACTGGTTCCCGCCGACCGTCGTCACGGGCGTCGAGGCCTCCTCGACGATCGCGCGCGAGGAGATCTTCGGGCCCGTGCTCTCGGTGCTGACCTTCCGCACGCCCGACGAGGCGATCGCGAAGGCCAACAACACGCCCTACGGCCTCTCGGCCGGCATCTGGAGCGACAAGGGCTCCCGCGTGCTCGCGGTTGCCGACAGGCTGCGCGCGGGCGTCATCTGGACGAACACGTTCAACAAGTTCGACCCGGCGAGCCCCTTCGGCGGCTACAAGGAGTCCGGCTACGGCCGCGAGGGCGGCGTGCACGGCATGCAGGCGTACCTGAAGGCAGGGAAGCGATGA
- a CDS encoding ketopantoate reductase family protein, whose amino-acid sequence MAGEWTRQRVAVIGAGAIGGAIAARLDAIGHEVVVVARGENLAAIERHGLRLRGALGAHNARIPAVAALEERPEVAILATKATGAAAALEASRAALADVPLLVVQNGLGGERAAAALLGHERVAGGIALMAANSMEPGVVTVTAAGDTIVGGREGARFEALLGEALPTSLTASIEGAQWTKLLINMVNAIPAIVGRSVQDVIRDPGLRAVLVASMRETARTGLAARVRFQPLQGLGPALVRLVASAPDRVASLVPLRIADRLGEVPNLGSTQQSIRRGQPTEVDAINGAVVEAAATLGLDAPVNAALVGLVHEVERTGRFLPASTVRALA is encoded by the coding sequence ATGGCGGGTGAGTGGACGCGGCAGCGCGTCGCGGTGATCGGCGCGGGCGCGATCGGGGGCGCGATCGCGGCGCGGCTCGACGCGATCGGGCACGAGGTCGTCGTCGTGGCGCGCGGCGAGAACCTCGCGGCGATCGAGCGGCACGGCCTCCGGCTGCGCGGCGCGCTCGGCGCCCACAACGCGCGCATCCCCGCGGTCGCCGCGCTCGAGGAGCGGCCCGAGGTCGCGATCCTCGCCACGAAGGCCACGGGCGCCGCGGCAGCGCTCGAGGCGAGCCGCGCGGCCCTCGCGGACGTGCCGCTGCTCGTCGTGCAGAACGGCCTCGGCGGCGAGCGCGCCGCCGCGGCGCTGCTCGGGCACGAGCGCGTCGCGGGCGGCATCGCCCTCATGGCGGCCAACTCGATGGAGCCGGGCGTCGTCACCGTGACCGCGGCGGGCGACACGATCGTCGGCGGGCGGGAGGGCGCGCGGTTCGAGGCGCTCCTCGGCGAGGCGCTCCCGACCTCGCTCACCGCCTCGATCGAGGGCGCCCAGTGGACGAAGCTGCTCATCAACATGGTGAACGCGATCCCCGCGATCGTCGGCCGCTCGGTGCAGGACGTCATCCGCGACCCGGGCCTGCGCGCCGTGCTCGTCGCCTCGATGCGGGAGACGGCCCGCACCGGGCTCGCGGCGCGCGTGCGCTTCCAGCCGCTGCAGGGGCTCGGCCCCGCGCTCGTGCGGCTCGTCGCGTCGGCGCCGGACCGCGTCGCGTCGCTCGTGCCGCTGCGGATCGCCGACCGCCTCGGCGAGGTGCCGAACCTCGGCTCGACGCAGCAGTCGATCCGGCGCGGGCAGCCGACCGAGGTCGACGCGATCAACGGCGCCGTCGTCGAGGCGGCGGCGACCCTCGGCCTCGACGCCCCCGTGAACGCGGCGCTCGTCGGGCTCGTGCACGAGGTCGAGCGCACGGGGCGCTTCCTGCCCGCATCGACGGTGCGGGCGCTGGCCTAG